DNA from Chlamydiales bacterium STE3:
CGCTTGATGTCGATAGAACCATTCGCATTCAAGGAACAAGGCGCTTTTACGAGGTTGAGCATACGATTATTCCCGATCGCAATGAAGCTGCCTCATGGGGAATGGCGGCAATTGCAACCAAGGGAAGGGTCTTTGTAGAAGGCGCTCAACATTTGCATATGATTACGCTTCTCAATAAGTTACGTGAAATTGGTGCAGGATTTGATATCAAGTCAGATGGCATTGAATTTTACTATGATGGTCCTTTGCAGGGGGGAATTCATTTAGAAACCGATGTTCATCCTGGATTTATGACGGATTGGCAACAACCTTTTGTCGTTCTATTAACACAGTCGACCGGCTCATCTGTTGTTCATGAAACTGTTTATGAAAAGCGCTTTGGTTATACAGAGACGCTTGTTGATATGGGGGCTGACATTTCCCTTTTTAAACAATGTTTGGGAGGAAAAGAGTGTCGCTTTGCTTCACAAAGCTTTTCTCATAGTATGATTGTTAAAGGCATGACACCGCTTGTCGGAAAAGAAATTGCGATCCCTGACCTTCGCGCAGGTTTTGCTTATGTAATGGCCGCGGCTATTGCATCGGATTCTAGTGTGATTTCGGGCCTGCATTTTCTGGATCGTGGCTACGATAATTTAGTGCCTAAGCTGATCTCGTTAGGTGCTGACGTTGAAAGGACAAAAAAAGACACCGACAGTAAAAAAACAATGGGGTCTCTTCAAATTCTAACTCAGCTCCCAGCCTAACTCCAATCTAAGCGTATGAACCTCGTTTCATGCGCTTAAAATGACGAATCTTATTTGTAACATCATTAGACCTTTTGCATAACTTCATTTGCTTGCTAAAATTACTCTTTTTGGCGCCTTTATCGTTAAATTTTTCAACTATATGTACTCATATGCTTTCAAAATTTTCCGGTAAATTCACTCAAAAATGATCAACTTTTTCAAGCAAAGCAAGTTATGCAAGAGGCCTATTACCCAAAACTGGATAGAGGCAGCATGCTAAGAGCGTGCTAACTATGTTTTCGATCCCTCTGTGCCCTTGCTATGGAAATTGTTTTTATGAGCCAAAGCCAGAGAAAACAAATTGC
Protein-coding regions in this window:
- a CDS encoding UDP-N-acetylglucosamine 1-carboxyvinyltransferase 1; protein product: MKKEGAYFAHAHNGLKGTVINLPYPSVGATENTILAAVTARGVTIIKNAAIEPEVVELILFLQKLGAIITLDVDRTIRIQGTRRFYEVEHTIIPDRNEAASWGMAAIATKGRVFVEGAQHLHMITLLNKLREIGAGFDIKSDGIEFYYDGPLQGGIHLETDVHPGFMTDWQQPFVVLLTQSTGSSVVHETVYEKRFGYTETLVDMGADISLFKQCLGGKECRFASQSFSHSMIVKGMTPLVGKEIAIPDLRAGFAYVMAAAIASDSSVISGLHFLDRGYDNLVPKLISLGADVERTKKDTDSKKTMGSLQILTQLPA